Below is a window of Alphaproteobacteria bacterium DNA.
GGCGGCCGCAAGGTTTTGCAGCGTCGCCGCACCAAGGGCCGTAAGCGCCTGTCGGCCTAAGGGGGCCGCCCGGCCGCACGGCCGGTTTCCCGATCCGGCGTGGGGTACGCGTTCCTATGTCCCAAACGCCGGCGAATCTTCCTTCTCGACGCCTGAAAACCCGCCCGCAATTCCTTGCGGTGGCGGGTGCGCGTCGTAAATACGCCGTCGACGGCTTGGTCCTGCAAGGGATGAAGCGCGGCGACGACGACCCCGTCATCGGCCTCGGCTTCACCGCCACGCGCAAGATCGGCGGCGCGGTCGTGCGCAACCGCGCGCGCCGCCGCTTGAAGGAAGCCGCGCGGATCGCCCTCGCCAACAAGGGCCAAGCGGGCTGGGATTACGTCGCCATCGCGCGCGCGGAAACGGGCGATTTGCCCTTCCCGCGCCTGATCGCGGATTTCGAGCGCGCACTCGCCAAGCTCGCCGCCGGCCCGCAGAGGAAGACGCCATGATCGCGCGGCTTCTCGACGCGCTCGTCGTCGTCTATCAATGGACGCTGCGCCCGATTTTGGGCGCAAATTGCCGTTATCTGCCGAGCTGCTCGGACTATGCGCGCCAAGCGCTGGCCGAGCACGGCGCGCTGCGCGGTTCCTATCTCGCCGCGCGCCGCATTTGCCGTTGCCATCCCTGGGGCGGGTTCGGGTTCGATCCCGTCCCCCCTCGTTCCTCGTCGCCGCCGAATTTCTAGGACGCATCCCCGCCCATGCAGCTGGACAACAAAAACCTTTGGGTCGCGATCATCGTGTCGATCGCCATCGTGCTCGGCTTCGAGATGCTGTGGAATCAGCCGCGCATCCAAAAGCAGCGCGCGGCGGAAGCCGAACGCCTGGCCAGCGCGGAAACCGTCCAAGGTTCGAACGCGCCGTCCGCCCCGGGTGCGGCCCCCGTCCCCGGCTCGGTCATCGCCGGCCTCGCCAACGCGCCGAACCCCGATCGCGCCAGTGTGATCGCGCAAGGCCCGCGCGTGACGATCGAAGGTCCCGGCGTGTCGGGCTCGATCCTGCTGCAAGGCGGCGTCATCGACGATCTGAAGCTCGTCAATTACCGTCAGACGGTCGAGAGGGATTCGCCGCCCGTCGTGCTGCTGTCGCCGCGCGGCGCGGCCGACACCTATTTCGCCGAATTCGGCTGGGTCGCGGCCGGCGGCACGCCCGCTTTGCCCGGTGCCGATACGCGCTGGACCGCCGATCGCGACAAGCTGACGCCGGCGACACCCGTCACGCTCAGCTGGGACAACGGCCAGGGCTTGCGCTTCGAGCGCAAGATCTCGATCGACGACACCTATCTGTTCCGCATCGACGAGCGCGTGACCAATAACGGTGCCGCCCCCGTCAGCTTGCACCCCTTCTCGCTCGCCAGCCGCTTCGGCACGCCGATTCTGGGCGGCTACTACATTCTGCACGAAGGCCCGATCGGGGTATTCAACGAGAAGCTCCAGGAGCCGAGCTATTCCGATCTGCGCGACAAGAAAGCGATCGCCTATGACAGCCGCGGCGGCTGGCTCGGCATCGTCGACAAATACTGGCTGGTCTCGCTGATCCCCGATCAGAAGGCCGACGTGAAGGCGCGCTTCACCCACACGCTGGCGGGCGGTGCGGACCGCTATCAGGTCGACTATCTGGGGCCGGCGGCCACCGTGGCGCCGGGCCAGACGGCGGAATCGACGTCGCGCCTGTTCGCCGGCGCCAAGGAAGTGCATCTGCTCGACAGCTACGCCGAGCGTCACGCCATTCCGCTGTTCGACCGCGCG
It encodes the following:
- the rnpA gene encoding ribonuclease P protein component, translated to MSQTPANLPSRRLKTRPQFLAVAGARRKYAVDGLVLQGMKRGDDDPVIGLGFTATRKIGGAVVRNRARRRLKEAARIALANKGQAGWDYVAIARAETGDLPFPRLIADFERALAKLAAGPQRKTP
- the yidD gene encoding membrane protein insertion efficiency factor YidD encodes the protein MIARLLDALVVVYQWTLRPILGANCRYLPSCSDYARQALAEHGALRGSYLAARRICRCHPWGGFGFDPVPPRSSSPPNF
- the yidC gene encoding membrane protein insertase YidC, with product MQLDNKNLWVAIIVSIAIVLGFEMLWNQPRIQKQRAAEAERLASAETVQGSNAPSAPGAAPVPGSVIAGLANAPNPDRASVIAQGPRVTIEGPGVSGSILLQGGVIDDLKLVNYRQTVERDSPPVVLLSPRGAADTYFAEFGWVAAGGTPALPGADTRWTADRDKLTPATPVTLSWDNGQGLRFERKISIDDTYLFRIDERVTNNGAAPVSLHPFSLASRFGTPILGGYYILHEGPIGVFNEKLQEPSYSDLRDKKAIAYDSRGGWLGIVDKYWLVSLIPDQKADVKARFTHTLAGGADRYQVDYLGPAATVAPGQTAESTSRLFAGAKEVHLLDSYAERHAIPLFDRAIDFGWFYFMTKPMFLALDILYRFIGNFGVAIILFTVAIKILFFPLANKSYRSMAKMKLLQPEMEKLKEKYGEDRQRMSQEMMQLYKRAGANPLSGCLPILIQIPVFFALYKVLFVTIEMRHAPFYGWIHDLSAQDPTSLFNLFGLLPYAVPQVLHIGVWPIIMGITMFLQQKLNPQPVDPIQAKIFLALPFIFTVMLASFPAGLVIYWAVNNTLSIAQQWLIMKRLEGTPLAPPGKAKA